Proteins encoded together in one bacterium window:
- a CDS encoding ATP-binding protein — protein sequence MVSGAERKSMFIERTLKPVLLHYASKFAVVAVVGPRQSGKTTLTKEVFANYRYFSLEDPDTLEAVRSDPRGFLERDYGTPGMIIDEFQNEPTLLSYMQGIVDSNYRPGYFILTGSQNFLMNEAITQSLAGRVALLTLLPLTANELQQSALLPEQVDVAIFNGGYPNIFSRGMSPSEFYPQYTKTYVERDVRQLVNVAKLSEFQRFMRLCAGRIGQIFNASSLADDCNVSVPTINSWVSILEASYVLFLLQPHFKNFSKRLIKSPKLYFYDTGLACWLLKIGSVEQLHDHYLRGGLMESFVVAELYKTFYNKGLEPTVYFWRDSHGHEVDCLLDYGVDLVPIEIKSGATVNQRFFDNLTFWHTLAGTDRSQGYVVYAGTEKHERSFGTVVSWQDVSSMVR from the coding sequence ATGGTCTCTGGTGCTGAAAGGAAAAGTATGTTTATCGAAAGAACCTTGAAGCCGGTGTTGCTTCACTACGCCTCAAAATTTGCTGTTGTTGCCGTTGTTGGTCCGCGGCAGTCTGGAAAAACGACGTTAACCAAAGAGGTGTTTGCCAATTATCGTTACTTCTCTTTGGAAGATCCCGATACGCTAGAAGCGGTGCGTAGCGATCCGCGCGGTTTTTTGGAACGTGATTATGGCACGCCTGGCATGATTATCGACGAATTTCAAAATGAACCGACTTTGTTGTCGTACATGCAAGGCATTGTGGACAGTAACTATCGGCCTGGTTATTTTATTTTGACCGGTTCCCAAAACTTTTTGATGAACGAAGCGATTACGCAATCGTTGGCCGGTCGCGTTGCGTTACTCACGCTTTTACCCTTAACAGCTAACGAATTGCAGCAAAGTGCTTTGTTGCCAGAGCAGGTTGATGTCGCCATTTTTAATGGTGGCTATCCAAATATCTTTTCGCGTGGCATGAGTCCGAGTGAATTTTATCCGCAGTATACAAAAACGTATGTTGAGCGCGATGTTCGGCAGTTAGTGAATGTTGCAAAGCTGAGTGAGTTTCAACGCTTTATGCGGCTGTGCGCTGGCCGCATCGGGCAAATTTTTAATGCTTCGTCCTTGGCTGATGATTGCAATGTGAGTGTGCCAACAATCAATTCCTGGGTTTCAATTCTTGAAGCTAGCTATGTTTTATTTTTATTGCAGCCGCATTTTAAAAATTTTAGCAAGCGTCTCATTAAGTCGCCCAAACTTTATTTTTACGATACCGGGCTTGCATGCTGGCTGTTAAAAATTGGTTCAGTTGAGCAGTTGCATGATCATTATTTGCGTGGCGGATTAATGGAATCGTTTGTGGTGGCAGAATTGTATAAAACATTTTACAACAAAGGCCTTGAGCCAACGGTTTATTTTTGGCGTGATAGCCATGGCCATGAAGTTGATTGTTTATTAGATTATGGTGTTGATCTGGTACCGATTGAGATTAAATCTGGGGCAACGGTTAATCAACGGTTTTTTGATAATCTTACATTTTGGCACACGCTTGCCGGCACTGATCGGTCGCAGGGCTATGTTGTTTATGCTGGTACTGAAAAGCATGAGCGCAGTTTCGGGACGGTAGTGAGTTGGCAGGATGTTAGTAGTATGGTGCGATAG
- a CDS encoding HEPN domain-containing protein, producing the protein MPGIKDWLRKASNDLIVAKMSSSNEEVGDVTVYLAHQCAEKALKTYLVFCKKPVLKSHDLEKILEECAQADSSFKTLENEALFLNPYGVYSRYPDDRFFVDQEDIKQAISMANKILNFVEKKVTALPKNNLPLFEK; encoded by the coding sequence ATGCCAGGAATTAAAGACTGGCTGAGAAAAGCCTCAAACGATTTAATAGTTGCAAAAATGTCATCGAGCAATGAAGAGGTAGGAGACGTTACTGTTTATCTTGCACATCAATGTGCCGAAAAAGCACTCAAAACATATTTAGTTTTTTGCAAAAAACCTGTTTTAAAAAGTCATGATCTCGAAAAAATTTTAGAAGAATGTGCTCAAGCAGATTCATCGTTTAAAACCCTTGAAAACGAAGCACTTTTTTTAAATCCGTATGGCGTTTATTCGCGCTATCCTGACGACCGTTTTTTTGTAGATCAAGAAGACATTAAACAAGCAATTAGCATGGCCAACAAGATTTTAAATTTTGTTGAAAAAAAAGTTACGGCTTTGCCGAAAAATAACTTACCTCTTTTCGAAAAGTAA
- a CDS encoding nucleotidyltransferase domain-containing protein encodes MISPEVIEEVKNRLVAVYQPTTIYLFGSYAWGTPHDDSDLDLLVIVESSNERPQHRAFAGMKALWGLSISKDLLVYTQEEFDARTSDYTTLPYQVKNKGKVIYARN; translated from the coding sequence ATGATTAGCCCAGAAGTTATTGAAGAAGTAAAAAACAGACTGGTTGCTGTTTACCAACCTACAACTATTTATCTTTTTGGTTCTTATGCGTGGGGCACCCCTCACGACGATAGCGATTTAGATTTATTGGTAATTGTAGAATCTTCAAATGAACGCCCGCAACATCGAGCGTTTGCCGGTATGAAGGCATTATGGGGTTTAAGTATATCTAAAGATTTATTGGTATACACGCAAGAAGAATTTGATGCACGAACGTCTGACTACACAACGCTGCCTTACCAAGTTAAAAATAAAGGGAAGGTAATTTATGCCAGGAATTAA